The Methylobacterium currus genome contains a region encoding:
- a CDS encoding preprotein translocase subunit SecA gives MSEALAATPPSAARLPPILAYAERKVLRPGVIDRAATRVVGAARARLAGWQGRRHAGIAEAAMARWTELAALSDADLDAVRRTASAELRGRGDFPPELVANAFALIREVSGRVSGQRPYPVQMMGAAAILHGRVAQMATGEGKTLTAGLAAATAALAGLPVHVVTVNAYLAERDAGLMQPLYAALGLSVGVVSDGQELPARAAAHACDITYCTNKDLAFDYLRDRIALGQRASDIRLKLRGLAAEPGVTAPLRLRGLHFAIVDEADSVLIDEARTPLIISASAGSQFDSATLTEALAVAAALAAGQDYVIDLDQRRVVLTEEGRTAIDARLAGAGPAWRARVTREELIRQALSALHLFHRDEHYILRDGKVVIIDEYTGRVMPDRAWSDGLHQMIEHKEGCALSSARTTLARMTYQRFFRRYCRLAGMTGTTAGVEAEFWTVYGLAVARIPTHRPIRRIHRPDRVLPDEETKWAAVIERVTALNRQGLPVLLGTRSVAASDVASARLAAAGLAHTVLSAAQDRQEAEIVARAGERGRITVATNMAGRGTDIKLDPWVAENGGLHVIMTERHDARRIDGQLAGRAGRQGEPGSFEAILSLDDPLLDGLPVPRPLARALLARFGQPAGRLLLRWAQSRAERLHARMRGDLLRADRMQDRILAFAGHSE, from the coding sequence GTGTCTGAGGCCCTCGCCGCCACGCCGCCCTCGGCCGCCAGGCTCCCGCCGATCCTGGCCTACGCGGAGCGCAAGGTCCTGCGGCCCGGCGTGATCGACCGGGCGGCAACCCGGGTCGTCGGCGCCGCGCGGGCGCGGCTCGCCGGCTGGCAGGGCCGGCGCCATGCCGGCATCGCCGAGGCCGCGATGGCGCGCTGGACGGAGCTCGCGGCGCTCTCCGACGCCGACCTCGATGCCGTGCGTCGCACCGCCTCGGCGGAGCTGCGCGGCCGCGGGGACTTTCCGCCGGAGCTGGTGGCGAACGCCTTCGCGCTGATCCGCGAGGTGTCGGGGCGGGTCAGCGGCCAGCGCCCCTACCCGGTGCAGATGATGGGCGCCGCCGCGATCCTGCACGGCCGCGTCGCCCAGATGGCCACCGGCGAGGGCAAGACCCTGACGGCGGGCCTCGCCGCGGCGACCGCGGCGCTGGCCGGCCTCCCGGTCCACGTCGTCACCGTCAACGCCTATCTCGCCGAGCGCGACGCGGGCCTGATGCAGCCGCTCTACGCGGCGCTCGGCCTGAGCGTCGGGGTGGTGAGCGACGGGCAGGAGCTCCCCGCCCGGGCCGCCGCCCATGCGTGCGACATCACCTACTGCACCAACAAGGATCTCGCCTTCGACTACCTCCGCGACCGTATCGCCCTCGGCCAGCGCGCCAGCGACATCCGGCTGAAGCTGCGCGGCCTCGCGGCGGAGCCGGGGGTGACGGCACCGCTGCGCCTGCGAGGGCTGCACTTCGCCATCGTGGACGAGGCCGACAGCGTGCTGATCGACGAGGCGCGCACGCCGCTCATCATCTCGGCCTCGGCCGGCTCGCAGTTCGATTCCGCCACTCTGACGGAGGCGCTGGCGGTCGCGGCGGCGCTCGCCGCGGGGCAGGACTACGTCATCGACCTCGACCAGCGCCGCGTCGTGCTGACCGAGGAGGGCCGTACGGCCATCGATGCCCGCCTCGCCGGGGCGGGGCCGGCCTGGCGCGCCCGCGTCACCCGGGAGGAGCTCATCCGGCAGGCGCTCTCGGCGCTCCACCTGTTCCACCGCGACGAGCACTACATCCTGCGCGACGGCAAGGTGGTGATCATCGACGAGTATACCGGCCGGGTCATGCCCGACCGGGCCTGGAGCGACGGCCTCCACCAGATGATCGAGCACAAGGAAGGCTGCGCGCTCTCCTCGGCGCGCACGACCCTCGCGCGCATGACCTACCAGCGCTTCTTCCGGCGCTACTGCCGGCTCGCCGGCATGACCGGCACCACGGCCGGGGTCGAGGCGGAGTTCTGGACCGTCTACGGGCTCGCGGTCGCCCGGATCCCGACCCATCGCCCGATCCGGCGCATCCATCGCCCCGACCGGGTCCTGCCCGACGAGGAGACGAAATGGGCGGCGGTGATCGAGCGGGTGACGGCGCTGAACCGGCAGGGCCTGCCGGTGCTGCTCGGCACGCGCTCGGTGGCCGCCTCCGACGTCGCGAGCGCCCGGCTCGCCGCGGCCGGCCTGGCGCACACCGTGCTCAGCGCCGCTCAGGACCGTCAGGAGGCCGAGATCGTCGCCCGGGCGGGAGAGCGCGGCCGCATCACCGTGGCGACGAACATGGCCGGGCGCGGCACCGACATCAAGCTCGACCCCTGGGTCGCAGAGAATGGCGGTCTCCACGTCATCATGACCGAGCGCCACGACGCCCGGCGGATCGACGGCCAGCTCGCCGGGCGCGCCGGGCGCCAGGGCGAACCCGGCAGCTTCGAGGCGATCCTGTCCCTCGACGACCCGCTGCTCGACGGCCTCCCGGTTCCCCGCCCGCTCGCCCGCGCCCTCCTCGCCCGATTCGGGCAGCCGGCCGGCCGGCTGCTGCTGCGCTGGGCCCAGTCGCGCGCCGAGCGGCTTCACGCGCGCATGCGCGGGGATCTCCTGCGCGCCGACCGGATGCAGGACCGCATCCTGGCCTTCGCCGGCCATTCAGAATGA
- a CDS encoding biotin/lipoyl-binding protein gives MQSLFSQSWYRVAALKPRLRSHAEIHRQRFRGDVWYILQDHQTGRFHRLSPAANLIVCLMDGRRSVQEIWERVVARNEDDPPTQDETIRLISMLHGSDLLEGAFPPDFAELLERSDSVARRSLIARLRNPLALRFPLFDPDALLDRLAPLYRPLFSLPGLLVWLAVVAAGLVVAGLHWKEVTGDFATQLLSAQNLAVMACLYPVVKALHEAGHACAAKAWNGEVHEVGVMLLVMIPAPYVDASSSAAFGSKWQRMVVSSAGILVEMALAAVATFVWATVEPGLVKAAAFNVMVIGGVSTLLFNGNPLLRFDGYYILADLIEIPNLAARANRYVFYLVQRYALKIESAESPVTARGERFWMVAYAVSAFLYRTTVSLAIASFVATQFFVFGVLLAAAAVAGIVLQPLVKGALFLLTDRKLDGRRGRALRVTGAALAVLVAVVFAVPLPYATTAQGVVWVPDRSELRARTDGILAEFLTEPGRQARQGDTLARLDDPALDARVALLEAQLGELRMRYDAARLGDRVQAGILEEQIGSAEQTLAVFRTRAADRVLRAERDGRLVVPAAADLPGRYFRRGDRIGFVLRADDPVVRVVVPQADVDLVRSRPGPVAARFADSPHLRHAATILREVPGAQSEVPSLALTPQGGGVIAVDSTTGDKPRALQSIFVFDVQVAGGIPLDVIGERVHVRFDHGSEAIGWRLLRGLRQLFLSQFRV, from the coding sequence GTGCAATCGCTGTTCAGCCAATCCTGGTACCGCGTCGCCGCGCTGAAGCCGCGCCTGCGCAGCCACGCCGAGATCCACCGCCAGCGCTTCCGCGGCGACGTCTGGTACATCCTGCAGGATCACCAGACCGGCCGCTTCCACCGGCTCTCGCCGGCCGCCAACCTGATCGTCTGCCTGATGGACGGGCGCCGCAGCGTGCAGGAGATCTGGGAGCGGGTGGTCGCCCGCAACGAGGACGATCCGCCGACCCAGGACGAGACGATCCGGCTGATCTCGATGCTGCACGGCTCGGACCTGCTCGAGGGCGCCTTCCCGCCGGATTTCGCCGAGCTGCTCGAGCGCTCGGACTCGGTGGCGCGGCGCAGCCTGATCGCGCGCCTGCGCAACCCCCTCGCCCTGCGCTTCCCGCTCTTCGACCCGGACGCGCTGCTCGACCGGCTGGCCCCGCTGTACCGGCCGCTGTTCTCGCTGCCGGGGCTGCTCGTCTGGCTCGCCGTCGTGGCGGCGGGCCTGGTCGTGGCCGGGCTGCACTGGAAGGAGGTCACAGGCGACTTCGCGACCCAGCTCCTGTCGGCGCAGAACCTCGCGGTGATGGCCTGCCTCTATCCGGTTGTGAAGGCGCTGCACGAGGCCGGCCATGCCTGCGCGGCCAAGGCCTGGAACGGCGAGGTGCACGAGGTCGGGGTGATGCTCCTCGTGATGATCCCGGCGCCCTACGTCGACGCCTCCAGCTCGGCGGCCTTCGGCTCGAAATGGCAGCGGATGGTGGTCTCGAGCGCCGGCATCCTGGTGGAGATGGCGCTCGCGGCCGTCGCGACATTCGTGTGGGCGACGGTCGAGCCGGGCCTCGTGAAGGCGGCGGCCTTCAACGTGATGGTGATCGGCGGCGTCTCGACCCTGCTGTTCAACGGCAACCCGCTGCTGCGCTTCGACGGCTACTACATCCTGGCCGACCTGATCGAGATCCCCAATCTCGCCGCCCGCGCCAACCGCTACGTGTTCTACCTCGTCCAGCGCTACGCGCTGAAGATCGAGAGCGCCGAGAGCCCGGTCACGGCCCGCGGCGAGCGGTTCTGGATGGTCGCCTACGCGGTGAGCGCCTTCCTCTACCGCACGACCGTCTCCCTCGCGATCGCCTCCTTCGTGGCGACGCAGTTCTTCGTGTTCGGCGTGCTGCTCGCGGCCGCGGCGGTCGCCGGGATCGTGCTGCAGCCGCTCGTCAAGGGCGCCCTGTTCCTCCTGACCGACCGCAAGCTCGACGGCCGGCGCGGCCGGGCCCTGCGGGTCACCGGCGCGGCGCTGGCGGTCCTGGTGGCCGTCGTCTTCGCGGTCCCCCTGCCCTACGCGACCACCGCGCAGGGCGTGGTCTGGGTGCCCGACCGCTCGGAATTGCGGGCGCGCACCGACGGCATCCTGGCCGAGTTCCTCACCGAGCCCGGCCGCCAGGCCCGCCAGGGCGACACCCTGGCGCGGCTCGACGATCCGGCCCTCGACGCCCGGGTCGCCCTGCTCGAAGCGCAGCTCGGCGAGCTGCGGATGCGCTACGACGCCGCCCGCCTCGGGGACCGCGTCCAGGCCGGGATCCTGGAGGAGCAGATCGGCAGCGCCGAGCAGACCCTCGCGGTGTTCCGCACCCGCGCCGCCGACCGGGTGTTGCGGGCCGAGCGGGACGGCCGGCTCGTGGTGCCGGCGGCCGCCGACCTCCCGGGCCGCTACTTCCGCCGGGGCGACCGCATCGGCTTCGTCCTGCGCGCCGACGACCCGGTGGTGCGGGTTGTGGTGCCGCAGGCCGACGTGGACCTGGTGCGCAGCCGGCCCGGCCCGGTCGCGGCGCGCTTCGCCGACAGCCCGCATCTCCGGCACGCGGCGACGATCCTCCGGGAGGTGCCCGGCGCGCAGAGCGAGGTGCCGAGCCTCGCCCTCACCCCGCAGGGCGGCGGCGTGATCGCGGTCGACAGCACGACCGGCGACAAGCCCCGGGCGCTCCAGAGCATCTTCGTCTTCGACGTGCAGGTCGCGGGCGGCATTCCCCTCGACGTCATCGGCGAGCGGGTTCACGTGCGCTTCGACCACGGCAGCGAGGCGATCGGCTGGCGCCTGTTGCGCGGCCTGCGCCAGCTCTTCCTGAGCCAGTTCCGTGTCTGA
- a CDS encoding efflux RND transporter periplasmic adaptor subunit: MTPPVSRTARLLPVALVAALAAGATAAGAEPGTVDCVIEPAQKVKIGSATLGILKEVAFNRGDAVKAGDVIARLDTSVEEANVALAQAQASSREPIEAQRARVELYKRRLDRQNQLSKGIVTQEKIDQVEADYEIGKRDLKTEILKNDLAGLELARARAQLELRIIRSPISGLVTERLMASGEFVRQDSAIYTLVQLDPLYVEAYVPVTGWGEIQPGSVGTVALDKPIGGTYQAEVTVVDRVFDAASGTFGVRLELRNPNNALPAGQRCRVSFAMPAASTPQANALPPDETETGGRSRASIPRGRP; the protein is encoded by the coding sequence ATGACACCACCCGTATCCCGGACCGCCCGCCTGCTCCCCGTCGCACTTGTCGCCGCCCTCGCCGCCGGCGCGACGGCCGCCGGGGCCGAGCCGGGCACCGTCGATTGCGTGATCGAGCCGGCCCAGAAGGTGAAGATCGGCTCGGCCACCCTCGGCATCCTCAAGGAGGTCGCCTTCAACCGGGGCGACGCGGTCAAGGCCGGCGACGTCATCGCGCGCCTCGACACGAGCGTGGAGGAGGCCAACGTCGCCCTCGCCCAGGCGCAGGCGTCGAGCCGGGAGCCGATCGAGGCCCAGCGCGCCCGCGTGGAGCTCTACAAGCGCCGGCTCGACCGGCAGAACCAGCTGTCGAAGGGCATCGTCACCCAGGAAAAGATCGATCAGGTCGAGGCCGATTACGAGATCGGCAAGCGCGACCTCAAGACCGAGATCCTGAAGAACGACCTCGCCGGGCTCGAGCTCGCCCGCGCCCGGGCACAGCTCGAGCTTCGCATCATCCGCAGCCCGATCAGCGGGCTCGTCACCGAGCGGCTGATGGCGAGCGGCGAGTTCGTGCGCCAGGACAGCGCCATCTATACGCTGGTGCAGCTCGATCCGCTCTACGTCGAGGCCTACGTGCCGGTGACGGGCTGGGGCGAGATCCAGCCGGGCTCGGTCGGCACCGTGGCGCTCGACAAGCCGATCGGCGGCACCTACCAGGCCGAGGTCACGGTGGTCGACCGGGTCTTCGACGCGGCGAGCGGCACCTTCGGCGTGCGTCTCGAACTGCGCAACCCGAACAATGCCCTCCCGGCCGGCCAGCGCTGCCGGGTCAGCTTCGCGATGCCGGCCGCCTCGACACCCCAGGCCAACGCGCTGCCGCCCGACGAGACGGAGACCGGAGGGCGCAGCCGCGCGTCGATCCCGCGCGGGCGCCCCTGA
- a CDS encoding efflux RND transporter periplasmic adaptor subunit, which yields MSNGVAADKGGDAAVNDERPLVLEPALWQRLQAAATFEAAAAAWLPLQTQSLRNAQSGLVLAGDAAAALTPLAVWPAGTRDDLAAAARLAVTERHPIVQEPKSGEGAALIAVPLTEGEGGELFGCVAFRLATRDRDGLRAAIRQVQWGAAWLAAKRGLAAGRDERRQLARTRATLDLLAGALEQERFKAACMAVATDLAIAFHCTRAAVGFSQAGRTRVAAISHTAQFERSMNLVRKLGACMDEALDQRSLVLFPAPSGDGTVTRAHADLARLRHDGRVLTVPFMAGDHFAGAFTLERTGEEPFDEETIAIIAAAAAAIGPVLDEKRQNDRWLAAKAWEACATLVRRVVGPHHATLKLSLAAAAIAGLALATVKADYRVTADARVEGLVRRAIVAPYDGYLKVAEHRAGDTVRKGDLLAALEDRDLVLERLRWVTERQQRRFEYDKALATRQPATINVVRSQIEQAEAQINLVDEQLSRLKFYAPFDGLIVSGDLSQAIGGAISRGQVLFEVAPLDDYRVVITVDERFIADLREGQTGQMLAGALPDTPYPIVVQTITPVAEARNGRNMFRVEGRVTAAATRLRPGMEGIAKVEVDRRLLAWTWARPILDWLRLAVWHWMP from the coding sequence GCCCTGTGGCAGCGGCTCCAGGCCGCCGCCACCTTCGAGGCCGCCGCCGCGGCCTGGCTCCCCCTGCAGACGCAGTCGCTGCGCAACGCGCAGAGCGGCCTCGTGCTCGCCGGCGACGCGGCGGCCGCGCTGACGCCGCTCGCGGTCTGGCCCGCCGGCACCCGCGACGACCTCGCCGCCGCCGCCAGGCTGGCCGTCACCGAGAGGCACCCGATCGTCCAGGAGCCGAAATCCGGCGAGGGCGCGGCCCTGATCGCGGTGCCGCTCACCGAGGGCGAGGGCGGCGAACTGTTCGGCTGCGTCGCCTTCCGCCTCGCCACCCGCGACCGGGACGGACTTCGCGCGGCGATCCGGCAGGTGCAATGGGGCGCCGCGTGGCTCGCGGCCAAGCGCGGGCTCGCCGCCGGGCGCGACGAGCGCCGGCAGCTCGCCCGCACCCGCGCCACCCTCGACCTGCTCGCCGGGGCGCTGGAGCAGGAGCGCTTCAAGGCCGCCTGCATGGCGGTGGCGACCGATCTGGCGATCGCCTTCCACTGCACCCGGGCGGCGGTCGGCTTCTCGCAGGCGGGCCGGACGCGCGTGGCGGCGATCTCGCACACCGCGCAGTTCGAGCGCTCGATGAACCTCGTGCGCAAGCTCGGCGCCTGCATGGACGAGGCCCTCGACCAGCGCAGCCTCGTCCTGTTCCCGGCCCCTTCCGGCGACGGCACGGTCACGCGGGCCCATGCCGACCTCGCGCGCCTGCGCCACGACGGGCGGGTGCTGACGGTGCCGTTCATGGCGGGCGACCATTTCGCGGGCGCCTTCACCCTGGAGCGGACCGGGGAGGAGCCCTTCGACGAGGAGACGATCGCCATCATCGCGGCGGCCGCCGCGGCGATCGGCCCGGTGCTCGACGAGAAGCGACAGAACGACCGCTGGCTGGCGGCCAAGGCCTGGGAGGCCTGCGCGACGCTCGTGCGACGCGTGGTCGGCCCGCATCACGCGACCCTCAAGCTGTCCCTGGCCGCCGCCGCGATCGCCGGGCTCGCCCTCGCCACCGTGAAGGCGGATTACCGCGTGACCGCGGACGCACGGGTCGAGGGGCTGGTGCGCCGCGCCATCGTCGCTCCCTACGACGGCTACCTCAAGGTCGCGGAGCACCGGGCGGGCGACACCGTGCGCAAGGGCGACCTGCTCGCCGCGCTCGAGGACCGCGACCTCGTGCTGGAGCGCCTGCGCTGGGTGACGGAGCGCCAGCAGCGCCGGTTCGAGTACGACAAGGCGCTCGCGACGCGCCAGCCCGCGACGATCAACGTGGTCCGCAGCCAGATCGAGCAGGCCGAGGCGCAGATCAACCTCGTCGACGAGCAGCTCTCGCGCCTCAAGTTCTACGCACCCTTCGACGGGCTGATCGTCTCGGGCGACCTCAGCCAGGCGATCGGCGGAGCGATCAGCCGCGGGCAGGTGCTGTTCGAGGTCGCCCCCCTCGACGATTACCGTGTCGTGATCACGGTGGACGAGCGCTTCATCGCCGACCTGCGCGAGGGCCAGACCGGCCAGATGCTGGCGGGCGCGCTGCCCGACACCCCTTACCCGATCGTGGTGCAGACCATCACGCCGGTCGCCGAGGCCAGGAACGGCCGCAACATGTTCCGGGTCGAGGGCCGGGTCACCGCGGCCGCGACCCGCCTGCGCCCGGGCATGGAGGGGATCGCCAAGGTCGAGGTGGACCGGCGCCTGCTGGCCTGGACCTGGGCCCGGCCGATCCTCGACTGGCTGCGCCTCGCCGTCTGGCACTGGATGCCGTGA
- a CDS encoding methyl-accepting chemotaxis protein yields MISLSKLAVRLPSTIIGLALVSAAVMGGLSWSSAKSSLVAAVQDRLELAATATGHGIALVADQARADFVAAAGHPQVASNFTDLIETLDPGKPDYAGILAAFRAPPNPEARLAFDGATTNTMYGRRHVKVQEVARKLLSQPGYADLLFLDPNGRIVYTATKGDDFAASVGDPALRGTGLARLFAQMKEAGPDAVSFADFSAYPVGGAPAAFIGKAMNRRANVAMGTAQAVERAGYIVMRITPALFDATLAQRAGLGETGQTLVVGADGRLRGTPPLSTGVTAGAAASDLGITPDRLAAQAPFSYEAPAGRRMAVSAAVPVFGARWTMLAEQSEAEALRTVDALSRILVLIGLAVLVGTALLGLLMSRAIVRPLGALTAALTALAARRTLDEVPGHRRRDEIGDIARAVVMIRDLSLEEAARQLQTTEAARLREEQARRGLLRDLADRFEVSVGGIVAAVSGTAEGLTGASGAVTHAVEGTTSRSVGVAATARQTSGNIGAVAAAAEELGATVAEIGRQVVQAATMSAEAVAQARDAGGTMADLSAAAARIGDVVGLVSQIAGQTNLLALNATIEAARAGAAGRGFAVVAAEVKELAGQTAKATEEIGRHVAAIQSTSQGAGAAIAGVTAQIEAMSQVATGIASAIEEQGAMTQEIVRQMAEATDGTAAMTRDIGEVADAAGTAGRAASEVAQASDALSVQCAHLRQEVDGFLSSVRAA; encoded by the coding sequence ATGATCTCCCTGTCCAAGCTGGCCGTCAGGCTGCCCTCGACCATCATCGGGCTCGCGCTCGTCAGCGCGGCGGTGATGGGTGGCCTGAGCTGGTCTTCGGCCAAGAGCAGCCTGGTCGCGGCCGTCCAGGACAGGCTCGAACTCGCCGCGACGGCGACCGGCCACGGCATCGCTCTCGTCGCCGACCAGGCCAGGGCCGACTTCGTCGCCGCCGCCGGTCACCCGCAGGTCGCCTCGAACTTCACCGACCTGATCGAGACCCTCGATCCGGGCAAGCCCGATTACGCCGGGATCCTGGCAGCCTTCCGGGCCCCGCCGAATCCCGAGGCGCGGCTCGCCTTCGACGGCGCCACCACCAACACGATGTATGGCCGCCGGCACGTCAAGGTGCAGGAGGTGGCCCGCAAGCTCCTGAGCCAGCCGGGCTACGCCGACCTCCTGTTCCTCGATCCGAACGGGCGCATCGTCTACACGGCGACCAAGGGCGACGACTTCGCCGCCTCGGTCGGCGATCCGGCCCTGCGCGGGACCGGCCTCGCCCGGTTGTTCGCGCAGATGAAGGAGGCCGGGCCCGATGCGGTCTCCTTCGCGGATTTCTCCGCCTATCCGGTCGGCGGCGCCCCGGCGGCCTTCATCGGCAAGGCGATGAACCGGCGCGCCAACGTCGCCATGGGCACCGCGCAGGCGGTGGAGCGCGCCGGCTACATCGTGATGCGGATCACGCCCGCCCTGTTCGACGCGACCCTGGCGCAGCGCGCCGGCCTCGGCGAGACCGGCCAGACCCTGGTGGTCGGCGCCGACGGCCGCCTGCGCGGCACGCCGCCCCTCTCGACGGGCGTCACGGCCGGTGCCGCCGCGAGCGATCTCGGCATCACCCCGGACCGGCTCGCCGCGCAAGCGCCGTTCTCCTACGAGGCCCCTGCCGGACGCCGCATGGCGGTGAGCGCTGCCGTTCCGGTGTTCGGCGCCCGCTGGACCATGCTGGCCGAGCAGTCGGAGGCCGAAGCGCTCCGGACCGTGGACGCCCTGTCCCGCATCCTGGTGCTGATCGGCCTCGCCGTGCTGGTCGGCACCGCCCTGCTCGGGCTCCTGATGTCGCGGGCGATCGTCCGTCCCCTCGGCGCGCTCACCGCGGCGCTGACGGCTCTGGCCGCCCGCCGGACCCTCGACGAGGTGCCCGGCCACCGGCGCCGCGACGAGATCGGCGACATCGCCCGGGCCGTCGTGATGATCCGCGACCTGTCCCTCGAGGAGGCGGCCCGGCAGCTCCAGACCACCGAGGCGGCGCGCCTGCGCGAGGAGCAGGCCCGGCGCGGCCTGCTGCGCGACCTCGCCGACCGGTTCGAGGTCTCGGTCGGCGGCATCGTGGCGGCGGTCTCGGGGACGGCCGAGGGGCTGACCGGGGCCTCCGGCGCCGTGACGCATGCGGTCGAGGGGACCACGTCCCGCTCGGTCGGCGTCGCGGCCACCGCGCGGCAGACCAGCGGCAATATCGGCGCCGTCGCGGCGGCGGCCGAGGAACTCGGCGCGACCGTCGCGGAGATCGGCCGCCAGGTCGTGCAGGCCGCCACCATGTCGGCGGAGGCGGTGGCGCAGGCGCGCGACGCCGGCGGCACGATGGCGGATCTCTCCGCCGCCGCAGCCCGCATCGGCGATGTCGTCGGCCTCGTCTCGCAGATCGCCGGCCAGACCAACCTGCTCGCCCTCAACGCCACCATCGAGGCGGCGCGGGCGGGGGCGGCCGGTCGCGGCTTCGCGGTGGTGGCGGCGGAGGTGAAGGAGCTGGCCGGCCAGACCGCCAAGGCGACCGAGGAGATCGGCCGCCACGTCGCGGCGATCCAGTCCACCAGCCAGGGGGCGGGGGCGGCGATCGCCGGCGTCACCGCGCAGATCGAGGCGATGAGCCAGGTCGCGACCGGCATCGCCTCGGCGATCGAGGAGCAGGGCGCGATGACCCAGGAGATCGTGCGCCAGATGGCCGAGGCGACGGACGGCACCGCCGCGATGACCCGCGACATCGGCGAGGTCGCCGACGCGGCCGGCACCGCGGGCCGCGCGGCCTCCGAGGTGGCGCAGGCCTCCGACGCCCTGTCGGTCCAGTGTGCCCACCTGCGCCAGGAGGTCGACGGTTTCCTGAGCAGCGTCCGCGCCGCCTGA